A genomic window from Actinomycetaceae bacterium MB13-C1-2 includes:
- a CDS encoding PH domain-containing protein gives MNYQLVLRSRTGQVGAVVVGAFGLLFVVMVWGSDGPASGIAAAAIALALCYFTWFLWAWPSVTVQQTGITVRNHIRTYLVGWAALREAESSYGLYLVTVPSLSKEESKVPDEVPTGVRSARQPNYGSYPLTGGSDTPPKRIYCAGVPARGGFSSSRQKEAPVIPELYFENGPRLTMRVEPAVAVRLIEEEKLLIDHPDRRDPTHQATRRQIEGWESRSALKRLLYGQSSTSSQNVGPENTRPFTGVTTKVNYLQLGGLIATIAAALILGFTF, from the coding sequence GTGAACTATCAACTTGTCTTGCGATCACGAACCGGTCAGGTGGGCGCAGTGGTCGTCGGCGCATTCGGCCTGCTTTTTGTCGTCATGGTGTGGGGTTCCGATGGTCCCGCCAGCGGTATCGCCGCCGCGGCTATCGCACTTGCGCTCTGTTACTTCACATGGTTCCTCTGGGCTTGGCCATCGGTGACGGTCCAGCAGACCGGGATAACTGTCCGTAATCACATCCGCACTTACCTGGTGGGATGGGCCGCGTTACGGGAGGCAGAATCTAGTTACGGCCTGTATTTGGTGACAGTTCCTTCCTTGTCTAAGGAAGAATCCAAAGTTCCGGACGAGGTGCCGACTGGTGTGCGTTCGGCTCGGCAACCGAACTATGGTTCGTATCCCCTTACCGGTGGATCGGACACCCCGCCAAAGCGCATCTACTGTGCCGGAGTTCCTGCGCGAGGCGGATTCTCCTCAAGCCGACAAAAGGAAGCCCCCGTCATCCCGGAACTGTACTTCGAGAACGGTCCGCGTTTGACCATGCGAGTTGAACCTGCGGTTGCGGTGCGTTTGATTGAGGAGGAGAAGCTTCTTATCGATCACCCTGATCGTCGAGATCCGACACACCAGGCAACTAGACGCCAGATCGAGGGCTGGGAGTCCAGATCGGCACTGAAACGGCTTCTATATGGGCAGTCGTCTACGTCTTCGCAGAACGTGGGGCCAGAGAACACCAGACCTTTCACGGGCGTCACCACAAAGGTGAACTACCTTCAACTGGGTGGACTCATCGCAACCATTGCCGCGGCCCTAATCTTGGGCTTCACTTT
- a CDS encoding ABC transporter family substrate-binding protein: MRRKVYGLAAVAAAGALALAGCSSSGGGQSGQSGDNAGALETDGDTVISDNPGINPQPRDALAQGGELRQTISAMPTYWNPIHQAGNNVDNNRIGNFTGVRNWIYAADASFVPNPNYVKDYELKVGDEAPNGKQQVILHLNEKAIWGDDTPITWKDYEATGKACGVASDEGDVAESDATEDTDAVEEEAGEVSAFECASRDGWDHWESVSQGDTEYDVVIDFKDVFPDWSAALSEVYPASGVSDADTFNTAWSTPDNKWWAGPYKFASVDEAQQTVYLEPNEKWWGEAPLLDSVSFRAADPATSAAGFANGEVDVLEGIIDAQQYLQAETRADAEIRRAGGLTWRHFTFNGDTPAISDPAVRVAVSRGVDRASITEADLAGIPDLVPADLVLENHFFMPGQEGYQDNGSEFGYDPERAQKELDELGWKLKDGDTVRTNDAGDKLTMEYVMMPDISTSKTEGELLQSQLAEIGVEVTIKNVSSDEFWEEYVFPGKFGVVAFGWQGTPYPMANIGQIYSCGENGDGNFGRNGGSNFANVCVPEIEELAAKIAVEPDHDKRVEMTNEVDKLIWENGMVLPIYQRMEMTAVPANLANFGAFGLSNVQAENIGYMK, encoded by the coding sequence ATGCGACGCAAGGTCTATGGCCTCGCAGCAGTTGCCGCCGCAGGGGCACTGGCACTAGCCGGTTGTTCCTCCAGCGGAGGCGGACAAAGCGGTCAGAGCGGCGATAACGCAGGCGCGCTGGAAACTGATGGCGACACAGTCATCAGCGACAACCCGGGAATCAACCCCCAGCCGCGCGACGCGCTTGCTCAGGGCGGAGAACTCCGCCAGACGATCTCGGCAATGCCTACCTACTGGAACCCAATTCACCAGGCCGGTAACAACGTGGACAACAACCGAATCGGTAACTTCACCGGCGTTCGTAACTGGATCTACGCCGCTGACGCATCCTTCGTTCCGAATCCTAACTACGTTAAGGACTACGAGCTGAAGGTGGGGGATGAGGCGCCGAACGGCAAGCAGCAGGTCATCCTGCACCTGAACGAGAAGGCCATCTGGGGCGACGATACGCCGATCACCTGGAAAGATTATGAGGCAACCGGAAAGGCTTGCGGCGTTGCTTCTGATGAGGGCGATGTAGCTGAGTCTGACGCAACCGAGGATACGGACGCGGTTGAGGAAGAGGCCGGCGAGGTTTCCGCTTTCGAGTGTGCATCCCGTGATGGTTGGGACCACTGGGAATCCGTTTCTCAGGGTGACACCGAGTATGACGTTGTGATCGACTTCAAGGATGTCTTCCCCGACTGGTCTGCAGCGCTCTCAGAGGTGTACCCGGCCAGCGGTGTTTCGGATGCCGATACATTCAATACCGCTTGGTCAACCCCAGACAACAAGTGGTGGGCCGGCCCCTACAAGTTCGCGAGCGTCGACGAGGCTCAGCAGACCGTTTACCTTGAGCCGAACGAAAAGTGGTGGGGTGAGGCTCCGCTGCTTGATTCGGTCTCATTCCGCGCCGCTGATCCCGCTACCTCTGCCGCAGGCTTCGCGAACGGTGAGGTCGATGTTCTCGAGGGCATCATCGACGCCCAGCAGTACCTGCAGGCTGAGACCCGCGCGGACGCTGAGATTCGCCGCGCCGGTGGCCTGACCTGGCGTCACTTCACCTTCAATGGTGATACCCCGGCCATTTCGGATCCCGCAGTGCGTGTTGCTGTCAGCCGCGGCGTCGACCGTGCATCCATCACTGAGGCCGACCTCGCCGGTATCCCGGACCTGGTCCCCGCTGATCTGGTTCTTGAGAACCACTTCTTCATGCCGGGACAAGAAGGCTACCAGGACAACGGCTCTGAGTTCGGCTACGATCCGGAGCGCGCTCAGAAGGAACTTGACGAACTCGGTTGGAAGCTGAAGGACGGCGACACTGTCCGTACCAACGACGCTGGTGACAAGCTCACGATGGAATACGTCATGATGCCTGACATCTCTACCTCGAAGACCGAGGGTGAACTGCTTCAGTCTCAGCTTGCTGAGATCGGGGTCGAGGTCACCATCAAGAACGTCTCCTCTGATGAGTTCTGGGAAGAGTACGTCTTCCCCGGCAAGTTTGGCGTAGTGGCATTCGGTTGGCAGGGCACCCCGTACCCGATGGCTAACATCGGACAGATCTACAGCTGTGGTGAGAATGGCGACGGCAACTTTGGTCGCAATGGCGGTTCGAACTTCGCTAACGTCTGTGTTCCAGAGATTGAGGAACTGGCCGCAAAGATCGCTGTTGAACCCGACCACGACAAGCGCGTTGAGATGACCAACGAAGTTGACAAGCTGATCTGGGAGAACGGCATGGTTCTGCCGATTTACCAGCGCATGGAAATGACCGCGGTACCCGCGAACCTCGCGAACTTCGGTGCATTCGGTCTGTCGAACGTTCAGGCTGAGAACATCGGCTACATGAAGTAG
- a CDS encoding ABC transporter ATP-binding protein, producing the protein MSKRSKDKLPFESAALPEPSSGKPVLEVKDLHVTFPSEDGRVHAVRGINFELGNGEVLGIVGESGSGKSVTSMAIMGLLDDNAKVEGSVKLFGTEILGRSDEYMSNIRGKVLSMVFQDPLSALTPVYTIGYQLVEALQIHQKLSKSNAEARAMELLEMVGIPNPEVRFKSFPHEFSGGMRQRVMIAMAIANDPDLIICDEPTTALDVTIQAQVLELLKTAQKETGAAVIMITHDLGVVAGIADRVAVMYAGRVVEFGEVNDIFYRARMPYTIGLLGALPRPDEKSDSALATLDGNPPSMLKKPTGCPFAPRCPIATAACLNGEPVLLPVADDNRRTEDSQPGDTELSHGELGGSIHTSACIRASEIGEHEWTYKDIYPIPRHIDRESGRRDRDLREDVLKVEELRKYFPLMKGAVFKRRVGTVYAVDDISFTIKSGETMGLVGESGCGKTTTLLEILDLVKPEGGSIVVLGHDTSHLTRSEKKEVRKDLQVVFQDPMASLDPRMPISDIIGEPLKYNGFSKKQTRERVNELIELVGLEKAHLNRYPRHFSGGQRQRIGIARALALEPSLLVLDEPVSALDVSIQAGVINLLDDLKSRLGLSYLFVAHDLSVVRHIADRVSVMYLGKIVESGDVEEVFKHPRHPYTQALLSAIPVPDPELERSRSRIILSGDLPSPANPPSGCRFRTRCPLYRMLPADKQKKCEDVSPELIPRAEGVDLVTACHYPESINVFAPNDAPDSLANSILAPEANPVAI; encoded by the coding sequence ATGAGCAAGCGAAGCAAAGACAAGCTTCCATTTGAGAGCGCTGCGCTTCCAGAACCCTCTAGTGGCAAGCCGGTGCTCGAGGTCAAGGACCTCCACGTGACGTTCCCGTCAGAGGACGGACGAGTTCACGCAGTCCGAGGTATCAACTTTGAACTGGGCAACGGAGAAGTCCTGGGGATCGTGGGTGAATCGGGATCTGGCAAGTCTGTTACCTCCATGGCGATCATGGGGTTGCTGGACGACAACGCCAAGGTTGAGGGCTCTGTCAAGCTGTTCGGAACGGAGATACTGGGCCGTTCCGACGAGTACATGTCGAACATCCGTGGCAAGGTCTTGTCGATGGTTTTCCAAGACCCGCTGTCGGCCCTCACCCCGGTTTACACCATCGGCTATCAGCTGGTTGAGGCCCTTCAAATTCATCAGAAGCTGAGCAAGAGCAACGCTGAGGCACGGGCCATGGAACTCCTAGAGATGGTCGGGATTCCGAACCCTGAAGTGCGTTTCAAGTCCTTCCCGCATGAGTTCTCAGGCGGAATGCGCCAGCGTGTGATGATTGCAATGGCAATCGCCAATGACCCTGATCTGATCATTTGCGACGAACCGACGACGGCTCTGGATGTGACGATCCAGGCGCAGGTGCTTGAGCTGCTAAAGACAGCTCAAAAAGAGACCGGTGCAGCGGTCATCATGATTACGCATGACTTGGGCGTCGTGGCTGGAATCGCTGACCGCGTCGCGGTGATGTATGCGGGGCGCGTTGTCGAGTTTGGCGAAGTGAACGATATCTTCTACCGTGCGCGCATGCCTTATACGATCGGACTGTTGGGGGCCCTTCCTCGTCCTGATGAGAAGTCGGATAGTGCGCTCGCCACTCTTGATGGAAACCCTCCGTCGATGCTGAAGAAGCCGACTGGATGTCCGTTCGCACCGCGGTGTCCGATCGCGACCGCAGCTTGCTTGAATGGCGAACCAGTCTTGTTGCCGGTAGCTGATGACAACCGAAGAACAGAGGACAGCCAGCCCGGTGACACTGAGCTAAGTCACGGCGAACTTGGCGGGTCGATTCATACCTCTGCCTGCATCAGGGCATCGGAGATCGGCGAGCATGAGTGGACCTATAAGGACATTTATCCGATTCCGCGTCATATCGACCGCGAGTCGGGGCGGCGCGACCGCGATCTGCGTGAGGACGTACTGAAGGTCGAGGAGTTGCGGAAGTACTTCCCCCTAATGAAGGGCGCGGTGTTCAAGAGGCGTGTCGGTACCGTCTACGCGGTCGACGACATCTCCTTCACTATCAAGTCTGGCGAAACCATGGGACTGGTCGGCGAATCGGGCTGTGGCAAAACGACGACTCTCCTTGAGATTTTGGATCTCGTTAAGCCCGAGGGCGGAAGCATTGTCGTTTTGGGGCATGACACCTCCCATCTCACTCGTTCAGAGAAGAAGGAGGTTCGTAAGGACCTTCAGGTAGTCTTCCAGGACCCAATGGCATCGCTTGACCCCCGTATGCCGATCTCAGACATTATCGGTGAACCACTCAAGTACAACGGTTTTTCAAAGAAGCAGACGCGTGAGCGTGTCAACGAGCTTATTGAACTAGTCGGGCTGGAAAAAGCGCACCTCAACCGGTACCCGCGGCACTTCTCTGGGGGGCAACGACAGAGAATCGGTATCGCCCGTGCACTGGCACTGGAGCCGAGCTTGCTGGTTCTTGATGAGCCCGTCTCCGCGCTTGACGTGTCGATTCAGGCGGGTGTTATAAACCTGCTGGATGACCTTAAATCGAGGCTGGGGCTGTCCTACCTTTTCGTGGCTCACGATCTGTCGGTTGTTAGGCACATCGCCGATCGGGTTTCGGTTATGTATCTCGGCAAGATTGTGGAGAGCGGCGACGTTGAGGAGGTTTTCAAACATCCACGTCACCCCTACACCCAGGCGCTACTATCGGCCATCCCGGTGCCCGATCCTGAACTGGAGAGATCCAGGAGTCGCATAATCCTCTCGGGTGATCTCCCCTCGCCAGCCAATCCTCCTTCGGGTTGTCGATTCAGAACTAGGTGCCCTCTCTACCGAATGCTCCCCGCCGATAAACAGAAGAAGTGCGAGGATGTTAGCCCGGAGTTGATCCCGCGGGCAGAGGGCGTGGACCTGGTAACTGCATGCCATTACCCGGAGTCCATTAACGTCTTCGCACCAAACGATGCGCCAGATTCGTTAGCGAACTCGATCCTTGCTCCGGAGGCAAATCCAGTCGCGATCTAG
- a CDS encoding ABC transporter permease — MAKNNEQNFDEMRENEEFNEAPRDPSHPDFSDDAITREVDSYNTGASQPDPAGELPLDPDGLTSANPDPKAGMTPSVAVALQDQELAAAEAVTGEPASLTRTQLVIRRFMRQKTAVIGLVGFLIIVLFALVGPYIARWDYTTVDKAAFLKPPSAEHWFGTGQTGRDLFALVIEGLRKSIVIGISVALIQTTVAALVGASAAFFGRFYDKAILWIIDLLLVIPSFLLIAIISQKFGGTRGATWTLIFLLAAFGWMLTARVVRSMTLSVISLDYVRAAKYMSVPSFATITRHIIPNVSSFLIIDFTLGVVSAVMMETFLSYFGFGVQSPETSLGVLLSEGQKVATSFPWVFLAPATVLTLMLVFINFMGDGLRDAIDPTSQSGGEA; from the coding sequence GTGGCGAAAAACAATGAGCAGAACTTTGACGAAATGCGTGAGAACGAGGAGTTCAATGAGGCTCCGCGCGATCCCTCGCACCCTGACTTCTCAGATGACGCGATTACGCGAGAAGTAGACTCTTACAACACTGGTGCAAGTCAGCCTGATCCTGCGGGTGAACTACCACTTGATCCTGACGGTCTAACGTCAGCCAATCCCGATCCCAAGGCGGGTATGACTCCTTCGGTGGCTGTGGCTCTCCAGGACCAAGAGTTGGCCGCGGCTGAAGCCGTGACTGGTGAACCTGCATCGCTCACTCGCACCCAGCTTGTGATACGTCGATTTATGCGGCAGAAAACCGCCGTCATCGGTCTGGTAGGTTTCCTAATCATTGTGCTCTTTGCACTCGTGGGTCCCTACATTGCGAGATGGGACTACACCACCGTTGATAAAGCCGCATTTTTGAAGCCACCGAGCGCTGAGCACTGGTTTGGCACCGGACAGACTGGTCGAGACCTGTTTGCCCTAGTAATCGAGGGTCTGCGCAAGTCGATTGTCATTGGAATTAGCGTTGCCTTGATCCAGACGACGGTTGCGGCGCTGGTTGGGGCCTCGGCCGCGTTCTTCGGGAGGTTCTACGACAAGGCGATCCTGTGGATCATTGACCTGCTTCTGGTCATCCCCTCGTTCCTGCTTATTGCGATCATCTCGCAGAAGTTCGGTGGCACAAGAGGCGCGACTTGGACCCTGATTTTCCTTTTGGCGGCTTTCGGGTGGATGCTGACCGCACGTGTTGTTCGTTCAATGACGCTCTCAGTTATCTCTTTGGACTACGTCCGGGCGGCCAAGTACATGTCCGTGCCCTCGTTCGCGACGATCACCCGCCACATAATTCCCAACGTCTCCTCATTCCTGATCATCGACTTCACTCTGGGAGTGGTCTCAGCGGTCATGATGGAGACCTTCCTTTCCTACTTCGGGTTCGGTGTGCAGTCACCGGAGACATCGTTGGGCGTCCTTCTTTCCGAGGGACAAAAGGTAGCGACCAGCTTCCCATGGGTCTTCCTAGCGCCGGCAACAGTGCTAACCCTGATGCTGGTCTTCATTAACTTCATGGGAGATGGGCTCCGAGACGCCATAGACCCGACTTCGCAGTCAGGAGGAGAGGCATGA
- a CDS encoding ABC transporter permease: MYRYLLRRLLNYTVLLFIAVSLAYFLAGTALNPRATFDFTNPNLDVDAINAMLTRLNINPDTPVLERYWIWLQNVVLHWDWGYTPAQKSVNEILSTRIWVSVRLIFIGSFVGIIGGVALGAWTATRQYKVSDRVISLLALIVISTPTIVIGTVLQILAIKFNQATGTSFFEFIGETGKIGSYPGAEIINRAQHLLLPTITMSLGGIATYSRYQRNLMLDTLGQDYVRTARAKGLRKSAAVRKHALRTALVPMATYFAFVIAGLFTGATVTEQLFAWHGMGIYSVTSIQGHDINGTVAVVAFSAAMTFMGLMLADVFTVVVDPRVRVS, encoded by the coding sequence ATGTATCGCTACCTATTACGACGACTGCTGAACTACACGGTTCTGCTGTTCATCGCGGTGTCTCTGGCGTACTTCCTAGCGGGAACCGCACTTAATCCCCGTGCGACGTTCGACTTCACCAACCCCAACCTTGACGTCGATGCGATTAACGCAATGCTGACAAGGCTAAACATCAACCCGGATACGCCGGTCCTGGAACGTTACTGGATTTGGCTCCAGAACGTGGTTCTTCACTGGGACTGGGGCTATACCCCGGCACAGAAGTCCGTCAATGAGATCCTCTCAACTCGCATTTGGGTTTCAGTTCGCCTGATTTTCATCGGCTCGTTCGTTGGCATTATTGGTGGTGTGGCGCTCGGTGCCTGGACCGCAACTAGGCAGTACAAGGTTTCTGATCGTGTCATCTCACTCCTGGCACTGATTGTGATTTCCACCCCGACCATCGTCATCGGTACGGTCTTGCAGATCCTGGCAATCAAGTTCAACCAGGCCACCGGAACAAGCTTCTTCGAGTTCATAGGCGAGACTGGAAAGATCGGTAGCTATCCCGGCGCAGAGATAATCAATCGCGCACAACACCTGCTGTTGCCAACTATCACCATGTCACTGGGTGGCATTGCGACCTACTCCAGATATCAGCGCAACCTGATGCTTGATACTTTGGGCCAAGACTACGTGCGCACAGCTCGCGCGAAGGGTCTGCGCAAGTCTGCCGCTGTGCGTAAGCACGCGTTGCGCACCGCGCTGGTCCCTATGGCGACGTACTTCGCATTCGTTATCGCGGGACTGTTCACTGGCGCGACGGTCACCGAACAACTGTTTGCATGGCATGGCATGGGTATTTACTCCGTCACCTCGATCCAGGGACACGACATCAACGGAACGGTTGCGGTCGTGGCGTTCTCTGCGGCAATGACGTTCATGGGGCTGATGCTTGCAGACGTGTTCACTGTTGTCGTTGACCCGCGCGTGCGAGTTAGTTAG